One segment of Pyricularia oryzae 70-15 chromosome 3, whole genome shotgun sequence DNA contains the following:
- a CDS encoding lysophospholipase NTE1, whose protein sequence is MDSSTAALATASAKLDAVAQQGSSSWIGFFANIILGIISLVYSILYSVLKLTTFSIPSLLYTLFSTSLTVTMNATTLMLIIVLVFSLVSWFVRYRYLNMYSRLPPEPQRKEPDVDLFPDTHPGGSKPGLSNYLDEFLSAIKIFGYLERPVFHELTRSMQTRKLIAGETFNLEEEKGFCMVVDGLVEIFVKSARTGQHPVGESCSIDSDGSDEHEEYQAGNQRYQLLTEVHNGAPMSSLFSIMSLFTEDIKLRHGGDEGGEPTSATETYTSSRYGLGNDFSDQRESTVSVPTTPQLERSSSHGPTLHDGDANPSMGGRVPASIPPMSLDPPLQSRPKRPTTSRHATTSVHPDIIARATVDTTIAIIPASAFRRLIQIYPKYTAHIVHVILSRFQRVTLATAYNYLGLTSEVLHIEKSMIDNATCQLPNFLRGDALTRLKEKFNHERERIGEKDCTKGIALHNSSTGRRRKSTASLRKEAALQAITHGQRPSSVTASPPLQPRESGNKHTSNSGDLLMNIQLSRNGGRRSTSNMDPLTRQSTLLGSLETEVVSPLSQRTSNPFETRRHAHISLNKRETRDEDGLFRESILECMFKAIGLTANGTGAREPDSADASPRLTSYDQIRRGGYSSHNAFGFIDPYGGSVDGDADSITSGGTGPGLPVNPHALAHDMRDEVEIVFFPSGSVLVEQGERNPGLYYVVDGFLDVCMSAADESSGDILKASKNESSLNIGPGNQQGSAGRDRFMDANLGQSSSRKRASNVRRNVALIKPGGLAGYVGSISSHRSFIDVVAKTDVYVGFLPRQSLERIVDRYPIVLLTMAKRLTNLLPKLILHIDFALEWLQVNAGEVIFHGGEESEAIYIVLNGRLRLVEDRQEGGVDVRGEFGQGESIGELEVLTESARSGTLHAIRNTELVKFPRTLFNSLAQEHPNITIKISKIIASRMRKVVDDPSTFVGKEGALKASLNKSSSTLNLRTVAILPVTSGVPVVEFGNRLMGALTQVGTPNGATSLSQSAILNHLGRHAFNKMGKLKLSQYLADLEEKYGLVMYVADTNVNSPWTQTCITQADCILLVGLAEGSPEIGEYERFMLGMKSTARKVLVLLHADRYAEPGLTRSWLRNRMWINGGHHHVQMAFRTQSVPINPTAKRTGPSLKERVQILQAEIQKYTSRKVRHSPFYSPDAPFKGDFHRLARRLCGKSVGLVLGGGGARGLAHIGIIRAMEESGIPIDIVGGTSIGSFVGALYARHADVVPIFGLSKKFAGRMASVWRFALDLTYPSASYTTGHEFNRGIFKTFGKAQIEDFWLEFYCNTTNISKSRQEIHTSGYAWRYVRASMSLAGLLPPLCDEGSMLLDGGYIDNLTVSHMKSLGVDIIFAVDVGSLDDDVPQAYGDTLSGLWAFVNRWNPLSSTPNPPTLAEIQARLAYVSSVDALERAKMTPGCVYMRPPIDEYGTLEFGRFDEIVQVGYKYGLEFLQKLRDEGALPVVEETEAKKALRRTMAPRRASI, encoded by the exons ATGGATAGCTCAACAGCGGCGCTGGCTACGGCGTCAGCCAAGTTGGACGCCGTAGCCCAGCAGGGCTCCAGTTCGTGGATTGGCTTCTTCGCCAACATCATACTTGGCATCATATCGCTGGTGTACTCTATACTGTACTCGGTACTGAAGCTCACCACATTCTCGATTCCCTCTCTCTTGTACACTCTGTTCTCCACGAGTTTGACTGTCACCATGAACGCAACAACACT CATGCTTATCATTGTTCTTGTATTCTCCCTGGTCAGCTGGTTTGTAAGATATCGTTACCTCAACATGTATTCACGTCTTCCGCCTGAGCCGCAGAGAAAAGAACCCGATGTGGATCTTTTCCCTGACACACACCCAGGGGGATCGAAACCCGGTCTTTCAAACTACCTGGACGAGTTCCTGAGTGCAATTAAGATCTTTGGATATCTGGAGCGTCCTGTCTTTCATGAGCTCACGAGGAGCATGCAAACCCGGAAGCTGATCGCAGGAGAAACTTTCAATCTCGAGGAAGAAAAGGGCTTCTGCATGGTGGTTGATGGACTCGTTGAGATCTTTGTCAAATCCGCTCGAACGGGACAGCATCCTGTGGGTGAGAGTTGCTCCATCGATTCTGATGGCAGTGATGAGCATGAGGAATACCAGGCCGGCAATCAACGCTACCAACTATTGACTGAAGTTCACAACGGCGCCCCGATGTCGTCGCTGTTTTCTATCATGTCTTTGTTCACCGAAGATATTAAGCTCAGACATGGCGGAGACGAAGGAGGAGAACCAACATCGGCAACTGAGACTTATACAAGTTCCCGGTATGGTTTGGGCAATGATTTCTCCGACCAGCGCGAGTCTACAGTTTCGGTGCCTACTACACCGCAGCTTGAGAGATCCAGCTCACACGGCCCAACCCTGCACGATGGTGATGCAAACCCCTCAATGGGAGGAAGAGTCCCTGCAAGCATACCTCCCATGTCACTGGACCCGCCGCTACAAAGCCGCCCAAAGCGCCCGACTACTTCACGTCACGCAACGACGTCGGTGCACCCGGATATTATTGCACGCGCAACAGTGGATACGACAATTGCTATCATTCCTGCCAGCGCATTCAGGCGTCTGATCCAGATATATCCAAAGTACACAGCCCATATTGTGCACGTGATATTATCTCGCTTTCAACGAGTCACCCTGGCAACAGCATACAACTACCTGGGCCTCACCAGCGAGGTTTTGCACATTGAAAAGAGCATGATAGATAATGCAACCTGTCAGCTTCCTAACTTTTTGCGAGGTGACGCTCTGACGCGGCTGAAGGAGAAGTTCAACCATGAGCGTGAACGCATCGGCGAGAAGGATTGCACCAAAGGTATCGCATTACACAATTCTTCGACTGGGCGCCGCCGCAAGTCCACTGCCTCACTTCGAAAAGAAGCGGCTCTGCAGGCCATCACACACGGTCAAAGGCCAAGCTCCGTGACGGCTTCCCCGCCACTGCAGCCGCGAGAGAGTGGGAATAAACATACGTCCAACTCAGGCGACCTCTTGATGAACATCCAGCTCTCACGAAATGGTGGACGACGCTCAACAAGCAACATGGATCCTCTTACAAGACAGTCGACGTTATTGGGGTCCCTTGAAACTGAAGTGGTCTCTCCGTTGTCACAACGCACATCTAATCCGTTTGAGACACGGCGTCACGCGCATATTTCGCTCAACAAGCGTGAAACGCGTGATGAAGATGGACTATTCCGAGAGTCCATCTTGGAGTGCATGTTCAAGGCTATTGGTCTAACTGCAAATGGCACTGGGGCTCGCGAACCCGATTCAGCTGATGCATCGCCGCGACTGACCTCTTATGATCAGATTCGTCGGGGTGGCTACTCATCACACAACGCGTTCGGGTTTATCGACCCGTACGGTGGATCTGTCGACGGTGATGCAGATTCGATCACATCCGGTGGAACAGGCCCCGGTCTACCTGTCAACCCCCATGCTCTAGCTCATGACATGAGAGACGAAGTCGAgattgtgttctttcccaGCGGCTCAGTTTTGGTGGAGCAGGGCGAGCGCAACCCTGGTCTCTACTATGTTGTTGACGGCTTTCTTGATGTCTGCATGTCAGCCGCAGACGAATCATCAGGCGATATATTGAAAGCCTCCAAAAACGAATCTTCTCTGAACATTGGACCAGGGAACCAACAAGGCTCGGCTGGTAGAGATCGTTTTATGGATGCCAACTTAGGACAGAGCAGTAGCCGTAAGCGGGCAAGCAACGTCCGTCGCAATGTCGCCCTGATCAAGCCTGGCGGGCTTGCTGGGTATGTCGGTAGCATCTCCTCGCACCGTTCGTTCATCGACGTGGTTGCAAAGACGGATGTCTACGTGggctttcttccccgtcagTCCTTGGAGAGGATCGTTGATCGTTATCCGATTGTCCTGCTTACGATGGCAAAGCGTTTAACAAACCTGCTACCCAAGTTGATTCTTCACATCGACTTCGCTCTCGAGTGGCTTCAGGTCAATGCTGGCGAAGTCATCTTCCACGGCGGCGAAGAGAGTGAAGCGATTTACATTGTTCTCAATGGTCGTCTTCGACTTGTCGAGGACCGCCAGGAAGGTGGAGTTGATGTACGTGGCGAGTTTGGACAAGGCGAGAGCATCGGCGAGCTCGAGGTCTTGACCGAATCGGCCCGATCTGGGACTCTTCATGCAATCAGAAACACGGAGCTGGTCAAGTTCCCGCGCACACTATTCAACAGCCTCGCTCAGGAGCATCCCAACATCACCATCAAGATCTCCAAGATAATAGCGTCAAGGATGAGAAAAGTCGTTGACGATCCTTCGACCTTTGTCGGGAAGGAAGGTGCATTGAAAGCGTCATTGAATAAAAGCTCATCCACCTTGAATCTCCGAACTGTCGCAATCCTACCGGTTACTTCCGGGGTTCCCGTCGTCGAGTTTGGAAACCGCTTGATGGGTGCTCTCACCCAGGTAGGCACACCCAATGGTGCTACTTCGCTGAGCCAGTCCGCCATCCTCAACCATCTAGGTCGGCACGCTTTCAACAAGATGGGGAAGCTCAAGCTTTCTCAATACCTAGCCGACCTTGAAGAGAAGTATGGACTGGTGATGTATGTTGCGG ATACCAATGTCAATTCACCCTGGACGCAGACCTGCATTACTCAGGCTGATTGTATCCTTCTTGTCGGCCTCGCCGAAGGCTCGCCGGAGATAGGAGAGTACGAGCGATTCATGCTGGGAATGAAGTCGACAGCTCGGAAGGTTTTGGTGCTTCTTCATGCCGACCGATATGCCGAGCCCGGACTCACCAGGTCGTGGCTGAGGAACCGCATGTGGATTAACGGAGGCCACCACCATGTGCAGATGGCTTTCCGCACACAATCCGTACCGATCAACCCCACAGCCAAGAGGACGGGCCCCAGCCTGAAAGAAAGGGTCCAGATTCTACAGGCCGAAATTCAGAAATACACGTCCAGGAAGGTCCGGCATAGCCCTTTCTATTCACCGGATGCGCCGTTCAAGGGAGATTTCCATCGATTGGCCAGGCGCCTATGTGGCAAGTCTGTTGGGCTTGTCCTCGGAGGGGGTGGTGCAAGGGGCCTAGCGCACATCGGAATCATCAGGGCTATGGAGGAAAGCGGAATCCCCATCGACATCGTCGGCGGTACATCTATCGGGTCGTTTGTGGGAGCGCTTTACGCAAGACATGCCGACGTTGTTCCTATCTTCGGCTTGTCCAAGAAGTTTGCTGGTCGAATGGCAAGCGTGTGGCGTTTCGCTCTGGACTTGACATATCCCTCGGCGTCGTATACTACTGGCCATGAGTTCAACCGCGGCATTTTCAAGACCTTTGGCAAGGCTCAGATCGAGGACTTTTGGCTCGAGTTTTACTGCAATACGACAAACATCAGCAAGAGCAGGCAGGAGATTCACACCAGCGGCTATGCATGGCGCTATGTTCGAGCCTCCATGTCACTGGCCGGCTTGCTGCCTCCTCTCTGCGACGAAGGCAGCATGCTTTTGGATGGAGGATACATTGACAATTTGACTGTATCACACATGAAATCTCTTGGGGTCGATATCATCTTCGCTGTGGATGTTGGATCTCTGGATGACGACGTACCACAAGCATACGGAGACACGCTTTCGGGCTTGTGGGCCTTTGTCAATCGTTGGAATCCACTCTCATCAACGCCCAACCCCCCGACCTTGGCCGAGATCCAGGCCCGACTTGCCTACGTCTCAAGCGTAGACGCACTGGAGCGTGCCAAGATGACGCCTGGCTGTGTCTACATGCGGCCCCCGATAGATGAGTACGGCACTTTGGAGTTTGGCAGGTTTGATGAGATTGTACAAGTCGGTTACAAATACGGCCTAGAATTTTTGCAGAAACTCCGAGACGAGGGTGCGCTCCCAGTGGTCGAAGAGAcagaggccaagaaggcacTACGCCGGACCATGGCGCCTCGCAGGGCAAGCATTTGA